Proteins from one Xenorhabdus griffiniae genomic window:
- the fabB gene encoding beta-ketoacyl-ACP synthase I, producing the protein MKRAVITGLGIVSSIGNNQKEVLESLKEGRSGITFSEKFKEIGMRSHVWGNVKLDTSGLIDRKTLRFMSDASIYAYLAMDEAIKDSGLSDEQVSNLRTGLVVGSGGGSPYNQVAGSDGMRARGLRGVGPYMVTRAMASGVSACLATPFKIKGVNYSISSACSTSAHCIGHAVELIQLGKQDIIFAGGGEELSWEMACEFDAMGALSTKYNETPEQASRTYDQNRDGFVIAGGGGIVVVEELEHALARGAHIYAEIIGYGANSDGADMVAPSGEGAVRCMKMALDGVEGGIDYINTHGTSTPVGDLKELEAIREVFGDNTPAISATKAMTGHSLGAAGAHEAIYSLLMLEHGIIAPSINIENLDEKAQGMNIITEPTKRELRTVMSNSFGFGGTNASLVMRKYSN; encoded by the coding sequence ATGAAACGTGCAGTGATCACCGGCCTGGGTATTGTTTCCAGTATTGGTAATAACCAGAAAGAGGTGCTGGAATCTCTGAAAGAGGGCCGTTCCGGGATAACTTTCTCAGAAAAATTTAAAGAAATAGGCATGCGCAGCCATGTTTGGGGAAATGTAAAACTGGATACTTCTGGTTTGATTGACCGCAAAACTTTACGTTTCATGAGTGACGCATCTATTTATGCTTATCTGGCAATGGATGAGGCAATTAAAGATTCCGGCCTGTCCGATGAACAAGTTTCTAATCTTCGTACTGGATTGGTTGTCGGTTCAGGAGGAGGCTCTCCCTATAACCAAGTCGCAGGTTCAGATGGTATGCGTGCCCGTGGGTTACGTGGCGTTGGCCCTTATATGGTCACACGGGCAATGGCTTCTGGCGTATCAGCGTGTTTGGCAACACCGTTTAAGATCAAGGGCGTCAACTACTCCATCAGTTCTGCCTGTTCAACTTCTGCACATTGCATCGGTCATGCCGTTGAATTAATCCAACTCGGTAAGCAAGATATTATTTTTGCCGGTGGTGGTGAAGAATTAAGCTGGGAAATGGCTTGTGAGTTTGATGCAATGGGAGCACTTTCCACTAAATATAATGAAACACCAGAACAAGCCTCCCGTACTTATGATCAAAACCGCGATGGTTTCGTGATCGCGGGTGGTGGCGGTATTGTTGTTGTTGAAGAATTAGAACACGCATTAGCCCGTGGTGCACATATTTATGCTGAAATTATCGGTTATGGGGCAAATTCAGATGGTGCAGATATGGTCGCCCCTTCTGGAGAAGGCGCTGTGCGTTGTATGAAAATGGCATTAGACGGTGTTGAAGGGGGAATCGATTACATCAATACCCACGGAACTTCGACACCAGTTGGCGACTTGAAAGAACTGGAAGCTATTAGAGAAGTTTTTGGTGACAACACACCTGCCATTTCCGCGACTAAAGCGATGACAGGGCATTCATTGGGTGCAGCGGGTGCCCATGAAGCGATTTATAGTTTGTTAATGTTAGAGCATGGCATTATTGCACCAAGCATTAATATTGAAAACCTGGATGAAAAAGCACAGGGCATGAATATTATTACTGAACCTACCAAACGCGAGCTAAGGACAGTGATGTCCAATAGCTTCGGGTTTGGTGGTACAAATGCATCCCTGGTGATGCGCAAGTATTCAAACTAA
- a CDS encoding sensor histidine kinase → MKYLKIPRSLFHQLLLFLGVPLLLLGCASVYSQYASVRNAAMLAYDRTLLASARTVAERLTVRDQNLIVDVPYVVLDSFERNTNDRLYYQVISPEGKTISGYDDLPQIPQNVQRSPLYTALAYFYDAEYQGQTIRVVGLYQPINEGNVMGMALILVAETVTSRQDMAHQLLLSSLVNQGAVVLLALFLAYILLKLLLKPLRKLSGMMSLRSANDLTPLPDILPWSELAPLLQSLNRLALMVGRQERFSADASHQLRTPLAVLKTQVAVARGNQDLEQRDSILTAIDKSLDNMIVLTDRLLQLSQLRVHEKEAIQNYQPVNIVALLQQVCFSRLQQAESKNIDLGYEGEEASWIRGDPLLLAEMCANLLDNAIKYTPQMGVVTGRVSIMPDKKHACLEIDDSGSGIAQEDIHQSLMAFNRLDNAAGLEGTGLGLTIVKEICQYHNAALQLLPSEVLGGLLVRIIIRLSARERDT, encoded by the coding sequence ATGAAGTATCTGAAAATACCGCGATCGTTATTCCACCAGTTATTACTGTTCCTGGGGGTCCCTTTGCTATTACTGGGCTGTGCTTCTGTTTATAGCCAGTATGCCAGCGTGAGAAATGCAGCAATGTTGGCTTATGACAGAACACTGCTTGCATCAGCAAGAACTGTTGCTGAACGCTTGACTGTTCGGGACCAGAACTTAATCGTTGACGTACCTTATGTTGTCTTGGACAGTTTCGAGCGCAATACGAATGATCGTCTGTACTACCAGGTTATCTCACCGGAAGGCAAGACGATTTCCGGTTATGATGATCTTCCCCAAATACCGCAGAACGTCCAACGTTCACCCTTATATACGGCATTGGCTTATTTTTATGATGCGGAATATCAGGGGCAGACTATACGTGTAGTGGGATTGTATCAACCCATCAATGAAGGTAACGTCATGGGGATGGCGTTGATATTGGTGGCGGAAACGGTGACCTCCCGTCAAGATATGGCTCACCAATTACTGCTGTCTTCGCTTGTTAATCAAGGGGCTGTCGTATTATTGGCATTATTCCTTGCTTACATCTTACTCAAACTCCTGCTTAAACCGCTGCGGAAACTTTCAGGCATGATGAGCCTGCGTTCTGCTAATGATCTAACGCCATTACCGGATATTTTACCGTGGTCCGAGCTTGCTCCCTTACTGCAATCGCTTAACCGGTTGGCATTAATGGTTGGACGCCAAGAACGATTCAGTGCGGATGCTTCTCATCAATTAAGAACGCCTTTAGCAGTATTGAAAACACAGGTTGCAGTAGCACGTGGCAACCAGGATCTGGAACAGAGGGATAGCATACTGACGGCAATTGATAAGAGTTTGGATAATATGATCGTGCTGACTGATCGCCTGCTGCAACTTTCACAACTTAGAGTGCATGAAAAAGAGGCAATACAAAATTATCAGCCGGTCAATATCGTGGCGCTGTTGCAACAAGTTTGCTTTTCTCGTTTACAGCAAGCAGAGAGCAAAAACATTGACTTAGGCTACGAAGGGGAAGAGGCTTCATGGATCAGGGGAGATCCGCTATTGTTAGCAGAAATGTGCGCTAACTTGCTGGACAATGCCATCAAATATACCCCGCAAATGGGCGTGGTAACGGGAAGGGTGAGTATAATGCCAGATAAAAAACACGCTTGCCTTGAGATCGATGATTCAGGTTCGGGGATCGCTCAAGAAGATATTCACCAATCGCTAATGGCATTTAACCGTTTAGACAACGCTGCTGGGCTGGAGGGGACGGGATTAGGGCTGACTATTGTTAAAGAAATTTGCCAGTATCACAATGCCGCTCTCCAGCTTTTACCCAGTGAGGTGTTGGGTGGGTTATTAGTGAGAATTATAATCAGGCTTTCTGCGCGTGAGCGGGATACGTAA
- a CDS encoding DMT family transporter has translation MKNLLFPLVAVLIWSINAVVSKAAATHIEPAAISFYRWFIAFLVLTPFLLLPVLQQRKIIAQYWWKLLILGSLGMVLNQSLAYYAAHTVSATIIGIFTSLIPLLTVIISIFALRVTPTVGITLGTVLSLFGLVWLVSKGEPASLLQQGLGIGEVMMFIAAASYALYGVLTKRWAIPLANWQSLYAQIGFGVLLLLPNFMMADDIQLTTDNISLVLFAGIPASIIAPYLWIQGVTRIGANMTAIFMNLAPVFTAIIAIVALHEEMHSYHLIGGGVVLAGVILAQQLRIPLTRRKPDYNSH, from the coding sequence ATGAAGAACTTATTATTCCCCCTTGTCGCTGTGCTGATCTGGTCAATCAACGCCGTTGTCAGCAAAGCTGCTGCCACTCATATTGAACCTGCTGCAATTTCTTTTTACCGATGGTTTATTGCCTTTTTGGTTCTGACGCCTTTTCTTTTATTGCCAGTCCTACAACAGCGGAAAATCATTGCTCAATATTGGTGGAAGCTCTTGATTTTGGGTTCTCTGGGTATGGTGCTTAACCAAAGCCTGGCATATTATGCAGCCCACACCGTCAGCGCGACAATCATCGGGATTTTCACTTCATTAATCCCCCTGTTAACTGTCATTATCAGTATCTTTGCCTTACGGGTTACCCCCACTGTTGGTATCACTCTCGGCACTGTACTCTCTCTGTTTGGGCTTGTATGGCTGGTCAGCAAAGGGGAACCCGCTTCCCTATTGCAACAGGGTTTGGGTATTGGAGAAGTGATGATGTTTATTGCCGCCGCTTCTTATGCCTTGTATGGAGTTTTAACCAAACGTTGGGCAATTCCATTAGCCAACTGGCAATCACTCTATGCCCAAATTGGGTTTGGCGTTTTATTGCTTTTGCCCAATTTCATGATGGCAGATGATATCCAGTTAACGACCGATAATATTTCCCTTGTTCTGTTTGCTGGTATTCCTGCCTCCATTATTGCTCCCTATTTGTGGATACAAGGTGTCACCCGCATTGGCGCAAACATGACTGCAATTTTTATGAATCTGGCGCCCGTATTTACTGCCATTATTGCTATCGTGGCTCTCCATGAAGAAATGCACAGTTACCATTTAATTGGGGGAGGTGTTGTTTTGGCCGGTGTGATACTCGCGCAACAGTTACGTATCCCGCTCACGCGCAGAAAGCCTGATTATAATTCTCACTAA
- a CDS encoding GNAT family N-acetyltransferase — translation MNTRSSIRLTQKSDVSQLPAIERSAAKLFRFIPELAWIADGHVQTEQQHLDYIAQGNSWVALNEDALPVGFILAKPLDDGLHIMELSVHENWQRKGIGKALIEKVIQVAEQRHLNAVTLTTFRYVNWNAPFYHKLGFEILESQQLSESLQQIRQSEIDYGFAEEQRCAMRRLLTVTTIPK, via the coding sequence TTGAACACAAGGTCTTCTATTCGCTTAACACAAAAATCAGATGTAAGCCAATTACCCGCAATAGAACGTTCTGCTGCGAAATTGTTTAGGTTTATACCCGAGCTGGCTTGGATAGCCGATGGTCATGTGCAAACGGAGCAGCAACATTTGGACTATATTGCGCAAGGCAATAGCTGGGTTGCCCTTAATGAAGATGCTCTGCCTGTTGGCTTTATTTTAGCTAAGCCGTTAGATGATGGCTTACATATTATGGAGCTTTCAGTGCATGAAAATTGGCAGAGAAAAGGTATTGGAAAAGCATTGATTGAAAAAGTTATTCAGGTTGCTGAACAGCGCCATCTTAACGCTGTGACATTGACAACTTTTCGTTATGTTAACTGGAATGCACCCTTCTATCATAAATTGGGGTTTGAGATCTTAGAGTCACAGCAACTTTCTGAGTCATTACAGCAAATACGACAAAGTGAAATCGATTATGGATTTGCTGAAGAACAACGTTGTGCAATGAGACGTTTGCTTACTGTGACGACTATACCTAAGTAA
- a CDS encoding AraC family transcriptional regulator, giving the protein MFQPIMPDILSFRDETLNADTECRLHTHPFGQLIYVVCGVMETQVGKQRFLAPPEFCIWIPKNIAHSSYNRKAMRFWIIDISPQWTETLPQQPCLIRLSGIFNAIMVDFFQRKIRQLETEKDRRLARILIDQLELSPSQCTYLPSSKDKLLAPVLQMLERNPADNTSLAEWAKKRYTSERTLSRRCKQELGMSFSEWRQRLRFLHAISLLEQGKSIHEIAFDVGYSSSSAFIAMFQQIAGTTPERFRKG; this is encoded by the coding sequence ATGTTTCAGCCAATTATGCCAGATATCCTCTCTTTTCGTGATGAAACATTGAATGCTGATACTGAATGTCGGTTACATACACATCCTTTCGGTCAATTAATTTATGTCGTTTGTGGCGTCATGGAAACGCAGGTGGGAAAGCAGCGTTTTCTTGCTCCACCAGAGTTTTGTATCTGGATACCGAAAAATATCGCCCATTCAAGTTATAACCGGAAGGCGATGCGATTTTGGATCATTGACATTTCCCCCCAATGGACGGAGACCTTGCCGCAACAACCTTGCCTTATCCGTTTGAGTGGTATCTTCAATGCCATTATGGTGGATTTTTTTCAGCGAAAGATCCGGCAGTTGGAAACAGAAAAAGATCGGCGGCTGGCACGTATATTGATTGATCAGTTGGAGTTGTCACCAAGTCAGTGTACCTATTTGCCTTCCTCAAAAGATAAGTTGCTCGCTCCCGTATTACAGATGTTGGAACGCAATCCGGCGGATAATACCTCGTTAGCGGAGTGGGCTAAAAAGCGTTATACCTCAGAGAGAACTTTATCGCGGCGTTGTAAGCAAGAATTGGGCATGTCATTTAGTGAATGGCGGCAACGGTTGCGTTTTCTCCATGCCATCTCTTTATTGGAACAGGGGAAAAGTATTCACGAAATCGCGTTTGATGTGGGTTATAGCTCATCATCGGCTTTTATCGCCATGTTTCAACAGATTGCGGGCACAACACCAGAACGTTTCAGAAAAGGCTGA
- a CDS encoding tripartite tricarboxylate transporter permease has translation MDTWIYLSHGFEVALVPKNLVIALIGCFIGTVVGLLPGLGPINGVAILLPLAFALKLPAESALILLATVYIGCEYGGRISSILLNVPGDAAAIMTTLDGYPMAKQGRAGVALSISAVSSFCGSLLAITGIILFAPLLAQWSLAFGPAEYFALMVFAIACLGSMMSQNPIKSLLAALIGLALATVGVDANTGVYRFTFDNVHLSDGIQFIVVVIGLFSVSEILLMLESTSAGQKVISQTGRLLFNRKEAATCVGPTLRSSVIGFFVGILPGAGATIASAITYMTEKRISGNSDSFGKGDIRGVAAPEAANNASACGSFIPMLTLGVPGSGTTAVMLGALTLYNITPGPTMFTEQPDIVWGLIAALLIANVLLLIMNIPMIGLFTRMLSIPMWFLVPAIAIVSAVGVYAIHSTTFDLMLMVGLGVFGYILRKMNFPMSPLILGFVLGEMLEQNLRRALSISNGDFEILWSSTITQVLLILAVLVIVIPPILRIINKRRNKITAL, from the coding sequence ATGGATACTTGGATATATCTGAGCCATGGTTTTGAAGTCGCATTAGTACCCAAAAACTTGGTCATTGCATTGATAGGCTGTTTTATCGGTACTGTCGTTGGGTTACTGCCCGGTCTTGGTCCTATAAATGGGGTAGCTATCCTGCTGCCTTTGGCTTTTGCATTAAAATTACCTGCTGAATCTGCCCTGATCTTATTGGCAACTGTCTACATTGGTTGTGAGTATGGCGGCCGTATCTCTTCAATCTTACTGAATGTACCGGGAGATGCCGCTGCCATTATGACAACGCTTGATGGCTACCCGATGGCAAAACAGGGGCGAGCGGGCGTTGCACTCTCTATCTCTGCCGTTAGTTCGTTTTGTGGCTCACTTTTGGCTATCACGGGTATCATTTTATTTGCTCCACTTTTGGCACAGTGGTCTTTAGCTTTCGGGCCGGCTGAATACTTTGCACTCATGGTATTTGCCATTGCTTGCCTCGGCAGTATGATGAGCCAAAATCCTATCAAATCACTCCTTGCCGCCTTAATCGGTTTGGCCTTGGCAACCGTGGGCGTAGATGCCAACACCGGCGTTTACCGTTTCACCTTTGATAACGTGCACCTCTCCGATGGTATTCAATTCATTGTTGTCGTTATTGGCCTATTTTCAGTCAGCGAAATTTTATTGATGCTGGAGAGTACTTCTGCGGGGCAAAAAGTCATTAGCCAGACAGGACGCTTGTTATTCAATAGAAAAGAAGCCGCAACGTGTGTAGGACCAACTTTACGCTCCTCAGTCATTGGCTTTTTTGTGGGAATATTACCTGGTGCAGGGGCGACAATCGCCAGTGCAATAACCTACATGACAGAAAAGCGGATCAGCGGTAACAGTGATTCATTTGGCAAAGGTGATATCCGCGGTGTAGCTGCACCAGAGGCCGCGAATAACGCATCAGCTTGTGGTTCATTTATCCCTATGCTGACTCTCGGTGTACCCGGCTCAGGTACAACTGCTGTGATGCTGGGTGCTTTGACACTCTACAACATCACCCCAGGTCCTACCATGTTCACCGAACAACCTGATATCGTCTGGGGGCTTATTGCTGCTTTGTTGATCGCTAATGTTTTGTTACTGATCATGAACATCCCAATGATTGGCTTATTTACCCGTATGCTCAGTATCCCAATGTGGTTTTTGGTTCCTGCAATAGCTATCGTTTCCGCAGTGGGCGTATATGCCATCCACAGTACCACTTTTGATCTGATGTTAATGGTCGGATTAGGCGTTTTTGGCTATATACTGCGAAAAATGAATTTCCCAATGTCACCACTGATCTTAGGTTTCGTCTTAGGCGAAATGCTGGAACAAAACCTACGACGGGCACTCTCAATCAGCAATGGAGATTTTGAGATCTTATGGAGTAGTACTATCACACAAGTTTTGCTGATTCTGGCGGTATTGGTCATTGTTATTCCGCCAATTCTGCGCATCATTAATAAACGCCGCAATAAAATCACGGCGCTTTAA
- the mnmC gene encoding bifunctional tRNA (5-methylaminomethyl-2-thiouridine)(34)-methyltransferase MnmD/FAD-dependent 5-carboxymethylaminomethyl-2-thiouridine(34) oxidoreductase MnmC: protein MKSSAISNATLSWNEQGTPISEQFDDVYFSNQDGLEETLYVFLKGNHFPQRFNTHSRPECVIAETGFGTGLNFLTLCQSFSHFRQQYPEAVLKRLHYISFEKYPLKPIDLKTAHQRWPELKTFSEQLCQQWPLPLAGCHRLILDNGAITLDLWFGDVNDLLPKISSSLTGKIDAWFLDGFAPAKNPQMWSEQLFAAMAKFCRPEGTFATFTSAGTVRRGLQAAGFNVTKVKGFGRKREMLTGTLSPSSGPLHLPYAPWFSRKAATCTDDIAIIGGGIASALTALALLRRGAKVTLYCQDEQPAQNASGNQQGAIYPLLNGNSDPLERFFTSAFTFARRQYDQLIDENVSFDHQWCGVSQLAYDEKSANKISKMLRTAWPEDIALGMNRNQLSHVSGIDVNYAGIHYPQGGWLSPAQLTQAVIKLAEQRGMQVYFNHKVIQLIQGENGWQLQLEHKENLQCKAHKVVIIANGHCLPQFEQTKKLPVTAVRGQVSHIPTTDSLSQLKSVLCYDGYMTPVNPNNQYHCIGASYQRNQLDTRYSSIEQQENRDRLLKCFPDVDWPQEIDISEEKSRQGIRCVIRDHMPMIGNVPAFNELMDKYANLSLQINTNKMIEESPCYPDLFVLGVLGSRGLCSAPLSAELLASQIFGEPLPLDDETLAALHPNRFWVRKLLRGKAVRTEKP from the coding sequence GTGAAAAGCAGCGCTATCAGCAACGCAACCCTAAGCTGGAATGAGCAGGGCACCCCCATTTCAGAGCAGTTTGATGATGTTTATTTTTCAAATCAAGATGGCTTGGAAGAAACATTATATGTATTTTTGAAAGGCAATCATTTTCCTCAACGTTTTAATACACATTCCCGTCCAGAGTGTGTTATTGCAGAAACTGGATTCGGTACTGGATTGAATTTCCTGACACTTTGTCAATCTTTCTCTCATTTTAGACAACAATATCCTGAAGCTGTATTAAAACGGCTACATTACATCAGTTTTGAAAAATACCCATTAAAACCCATTGACCTGAAAACAGCACATCAACGTTGGCCAGAACTGAAAACGTTTTCTGAGCAATTATGCCAACAATGGCCCTTACCACTGGCAGGCTGCCATAGATTAATCCTGGATAATGGCGCTATTACCCTGGATCTTTGGTTTGGCGATGTAAATGATCTATTACCGAAAATAAGTTCAAGCCTGACAGGGAAAATTGATGCCTGGTTTTTAGATGGTTTTGCACCAGCAAAAAATCCACAAATGTGGAGTGAACAGCTGTTCGCTGCAATGGCCAAATTTTGTCGTCCTGAAGGAACTTTTGCGACCTTTACTTCCGCCGGAACAGTCCGCCGAGGATTGCAGGCAGCAGGCTTTAATGTCACTAAGGTTAAAGGCTTTGGGCGTAAAAGAGAGATGCTAACTGGCACCTTATCTCCATCAAGTGGCCCACTTCACTTACCTTATGCACCCTGGTTTTCTCGCAAAGCCGCTACCTGTACCGATGACATTGCCATCATCGGTGGAGGTATTGCCAGTGCATTAACCGCACTTGCCCTATTGCGCCGTGGCGCCAAAGTCACACTATATTGCCAGGATGAACAACCTGCCCAAAATGCATCCGGCAATCAACAAGGGGCCATTTATCCCCTATTGAATGGTAATAGTGATCCGTTAGAACGTTTCTTTACATCAGCATTTACTTTTGCCCGCCGTCAGTACGATCAATTAATTGACGAAAATGTATCGTTTGACCATCAATGGTGTGGTGTCAGCCAATTAGCTTATGATGAAAAAAGCGCAAATAAAATCAGCAAAATGCTACGGACAGCATGGCCAGAAGACATTGCGCTTGGTATGAACCGCAACCAATTAAGCCATGTCAGTGGAATAGATGTGAATTATGCTGGCATTCACTACCCACAGGGAGGATGGTTATCCCCTGCTCAACTCACTCAAGCGGTGATTAAACTGGCTGAACAACGCGGAATGCAGGTTTATTTTAATCATAAAGTAATTCAGCTTATCCAGGGTGAAAACGGCTGGCAATTGCAGCTTGAACATAAGGAAAACCTGCAATGCAAGGCTCACAAAGTTGTCATTATTGCCAATGGCCACTGTCTGCCACAATTTGAACAGACTAAAAAACTCCCTGTAACCGCTGTTCGCGGTCAGGTTAGCCATATTCCAACCACAGATAGCCTGAGCCAATTGAAAAGCGTACTGTGCTACGATGGCTACATGACTCCCGTTAATCCTAATAACCAATATCACTGTATCGGTGCCAGTTATCAACGCAACCAGTTGGATACACGGTATTCGTCTATCGAGCAACAAGAAAACCGAGATCGTTTATTAAAATGTTTCCCTGATGTTGATTGGCCACAGGAAATTGACATTTCAGAAGAGAAGTCTCGTCAGGGTATCCGATGTGTCATCCGGGATCATATGCCAATGATCGGGAATGTTCCTGCTTTCAATGAGCTTATGGATAAATATGCAAATTTATCTCTGCAAATAAACACGAATAAGATGATTGAAGAATCTCCTTGTTATCCAGATTTATTTGTTCTTGGTGTGTTAGGTTCACGTGGATTATGTTCTGCTCCTTTAAGCGCAGAATTATTGGCTAGCCAAATTTTCGGGGAACCTCTCCCACTTGATGACGAAACATTAGCGGCTTTACACCCAAATCGCTTTTGGGTGAGAAAGCTATTACGTGGCAAAGCGGTAAGAACAGAAAAACCTTAA
- the tctD gene encoding transcriptional regulator TctD, with product MRLLLVEDHPELSHWLQKALNNAGFVVDLAEDGIVADQLLQTENYALLILDVALPRLDGLSLLSRLRKRGQNLPVLLLTAKTEVTDRVKGLNSGADDYLTKPFDFQELEARIRALLRRSSAIPQEAQKFGSLTYEGEGYFVLNNVPLALTPRELSVLTTLFHRRRRPVSKQQLFEQVFSLSDEANPQSIELYVHRLRKKLLNSDVEIKTLRGLGYRLEQLT from the coding sequence ATGAGGCTCTTATTAGTTGAAGATCACCCAGAATTATCACATTGGTTACAGAAGGCATTGAATAATGCTGGGTTTGTGGTTGATCTGGCGGAAGATGGTATCGTGGCAGATCAGCTTTTGCAGACTGAAAATTATGCGTTGTTGATTCTGGATGTGGCTTTACCTAGATTGGATGGTTTGTCTCTGTTATCGCGGTTGCGTAAGCGTGGTCAAAACTTACCCGTGTTGTTATTGACTGCTAAAACAGAAGTTACGGATCGTGTGAAAGGATTGAATTCCGGTGCCGATGATTATTTAACCAAGCCTTTTGATTTTCAAGAACTGGAAGCCCGTATTCGTGCGTTGTTGCGTCGCAGTTCAGCTATACCACAAGAGGCACAGAAATTTGGTTCATTGACTTATGAAGGCGAAGGGTATTTTGTGCTGAACAATGTACCGTTGGCACTGACTCCCAGAGAATTGTCTGTGTTAACAACATTATTTCATCGTCGAAGGCGTCCGGTTTCTAAACAGCAGCTGTTTGAGCAGGTGTTTTCCCTATCGGATGAGGCCAATCCACAAAGCATAGAGCTGTATGTTCATCGGTTACGAAAAAAATTACTCAACAGTGATGTAGAGATCAAGACATTGCGTGGGTTGGGATATCGGTTGGAGCAGCTGACATAA
- a CDS encoding tripartite tricarboxylate transporter TctB family protein has product MSDRIFAIVWLLLCGIGLVVGWGIHSEYSYEPLGPRPFPIVIISLMALCAFLLLLKKPDPVYWPTPQVLRRLVLLIATLTIYAWSFEWLGFPLATTLLTICVARLFNATLLAAIISGLVLGSSLFFAFDRLLEVTLPVGSWLS; this is encoded by the coding sequence ATGAGCGATCGTATCTTTGCTATTGTATGGCTGCTGCTATGTGGAATAGGGTTGGTCGTTGGATGGGGTATCCATAGTGAATATAGCTATGAACCTCTAGGCCCCCGCCCATTTCCAATTGTTATTATTTCATTAATGGCACTCTGTGCTTTTCTATTGCTGTTAAAAAAACCTGATCCTGTTTACTGGCCGACACCACAAGTGTTACGTCGCTTAGTTTTATTGATTGCCACACTAACCATTTATGCATGGTCATTTGAGTGGTTGGGTTTTCCACTCGCAACTACGTTATTGACTATCTGTGTGGCACGACTCTTTAACGCCACACTCCTTGCTGCAATTATTTCCGGTTTAGTTCTCGGTAGTTCACTCTTTTTTGCTTTTGATCGTCTGTTAGAAGTCACGCTGCCCGTCGGCAGTTGGCTCAGCTAA
- a CDS encoding Bug family tripartite tricarboxylate transporter substrate binding protein produces the protein MRTFKILVATASLFICACAFATSAPNRTECIAPAKPGGGFDLTCKLIQISLLETKTIDSPMRVTFMPGGVGAVAYNAIIAQRPAEAGTIVAFSGGSLLNLAQGKFGRYNVNDVRWLASVGTDYGMIAVRKDSPYKTLTDLMEAFKKAPDSIVFGAGASIGSQDWMKTALLAKEVGVDPRKMRYVAFEGGGEPITALLGNHIQVVSGDLSETLPYLNGDKIRILAVYADKRLDGDLAKIPTAKEQGYNLIWPIIRGFYMGPKVSDEQYQWWVDTFKNLQQTDEFKKQRELRGLFEFNMAGKELDDYVKKQVIQYHEMAKSFGLAK, from the coding sequence ATGAGAACTTTTAAAATATTAGTAGCCACTGCAAGCCTGTTTATTTGCGCCTGCGCTTTTGCAACTTCTGCTCCCAATAGAACCGAATGTATTGCACCCGCCAAACCTGGTGGAGGTTTTGATTTAACCTGCAAACTCATCCAAATTTCACTATTAGAAACTAAAACTATCGATTCTCCCATGCGGGTGACATTTATGCCCGGCGGTGTCGGCGCAGTTGCCTATAACGCCATTATTGCTCAACGGCCTGCGGAAGCCGGCACTATCGTCGCCTTTTCCGGCGGTTCCTTATTGAATCTTGCACAAGGCAAATTTGGTCGCTACAACGTCAATGACGTGCGCTGGCTCGCCAGTGTCGGTACAGATTATGGCATGATTGCGGTGCGCAAGGATTCTCCCTACAAAACGCTGACAGATTTGATGGAGGCGTTTAAAAAAGCGCCCGATAGTATTGTGTTTGGCGCAGGTGCTTCCATCGGTAGTCAAGACTGGATGAAAACCGCATTACTGGCAAAAGAGGTTGGTGTCGATCCCCGCAAAATGCGCTATGTCGCGTTTGAAGGTGGTGGTGAACCTATCACCGCCCTGTTGGGTAATCATATCCAAGTCGTATCCGGTGATTTAAGTGAAACCTTACCTTATCTCAATGGCGATAAAATTCGCATACTGGCTGTTTATGCCGATAAACGCTTAGACGGCGATCTGGCAAAAATTCCAACAGCAAAAGAACAAGGTTATAACCTTATTTGGCCAATTATTCGCGGTTTTTATATGGGGCCAAAAGTTTCTGATGAGCAATATCAATGGTGGGTAGATACCTTTAAAAATCTCCAACAAACTGATGAATTCAAAAAACAACGTGAACTACGCGGATTATTTGAATTCAATATGGCAGGCAAAGAGCTGGATGACTATGTGAAAAAACAGGTTATTCAATACCATGAAATGGCCAAATCCTTTGGTTTAGCAAAATAA